In Pseudomonas putida, a genomic segment contains:
- a CDS encoding LysR family transcriptional regulator: MELRHLRYFIAVAEELHFGRAAQQLGISQPPLSQQIQALEQELGARLFERTNRRVELSEAGRLFLEEARQVLAQVEKAADVARRAQLGELGELKIGFTSSAPFTSKIPKAIHAFRQRFPAVHLHLQEMSSRDVAQAVFDESIEVGLMRPMPLPDGLLATELFREPLVAVVNASHPLVAGTERGVHMSALAHEPFVFFPRSYGSGLYAQLQSLARQAGFSPHFAQEAGEAMTIIGLVSAGLGVSVLPASYQRMRIEGVVYRTLLDEDAVSAVWLVQRERGASAMARAFAELLTDQVSG, translated from the coding sequence ATGGAATTGCGCCACCTGCGGTATTTCATCGCTGTCGCCGAAGAGCTGCATTTTGGCCGCGCCGCCCAGCAACTGGGCATCTCCCAGCCGCCGCTGAGCCAGCAGATCCAGGCCCTGGAACAGGAGCTTGGCGCGCGTCTTTTCGAACGCACCAACCGACGAGTGGAGCTCAGCGAGGCTGGCCGGCTGTTTCTCGAGGAGGCCCGCCAGGTGCTGGCGCAGGTGGAGAAGGCGGCCGACGTGGCACGCCGCGCCCAGCTAGGTGAGTTGGGCGAGCTTAAAATCGGCTTCACTTCCTCGGCGCCCTTCACCTCGAAGATCCCCAAGGCGATCCATGCCTTCCGCCAGCGCTTTCCTGCCGTGCACCTGCATCTGCAGGAAATGAGCAGCCGCGATGTGGCCCAGGCGGTGTTCGACGAGTCCATCGAGGTCGGGCTGATGCGGCCGATGCCCCTGCCCGATGGGCTGTTGGCCACGGAGTTGTTCCGCGAGCCGCTGGTGGCGGTGGTCAACGCCTCGCACCCACTGGTCGCCGGTACCGAGCGGGGTGTGCACATGTCGGCATTGGCCCACGAGCCTTTCGTGTTCTTCCCGCGCAGCTACGGCAGCGGGTTGTACGCCCAGCTGCAGAGCCTTGCGCGACAGGCCGGGTTCAGTCCGCACTTCGCCCAGGAGGCTGGCGAGGCGATGACCATCATCGGCCTGGTTTCGGCGGGCCTGGGCGTGTCGGTGCTGCCGGCGTCCTACCAGCGCATGCGCATCGAAGGCGTGGTCTATCGCACGTTGCTGGATGAAGATGCCGTGTCGGCGGTGTGGCTGGTGCAGCGCGAGCGCGGCGCATCGGCGATGGCCAGGGCCTTTGCCGAGTTGCTGACCGACCAGGTGAGCGGCTGA
- a CDS encoding FAD-dependent oxidoreductase — MAERLNNDFQFIEVGRKDPKKKLLRQRKKEFVEIYEPFKPQQSVEQAHRCLGCGNPYCEWKCPVHNFIPNWLKLVSEGNILAAAELSHQTNTLPEVCGRVCPQDRLCEGACTLNDGFGAVTIGSVEKYITDTAFAMGWRPDMSKVKPTGKRVAIIGAGPAGLGCADVLVRAGVTPVVFDKNPEIGGLLTFGIPEFKLEKTVLSNRREVFTGMGIEFRLNTEVGKDITMEQLLADYDAVFMGMGTYTYMKGGFPGEDLPGVHDALDFLIANVNRNLGFEKSPEDFVDMQGKKVVVLGGGDTAMDCNRTSIRQGAKSVTCAYRRDEANMPGSRKEVKNAKEEGVKFLYNRQPIAIVGEDKVEGVKVVETRLGEPDARGRRSPEPIPGSEEILPADAVVIAFGFRPSPAPWFEQHGIQLDSQGRVVAPEKGQFKHQTSNPKIFAGGDMVRGSDLVVTAIFEGRTAAEGILDYLEV; from the coding sequence ATGGCTGAACGTCTGAACAACGACTTCCAGTTCATCGAAGTGGGCCGCAAGGACCCGAAGAAGAAGCTGCTGCGCCAGCGCAAGAAGGAGTTCGTGGAAATCTACGAACCCTTCAAGCCCCAGCAGTCCGTCGAACAGGCACATCGCTGCCTGGGCTGCGGCAACCCGTATTGCGAGTGGAAGTGCCCGGTCCACAACTTCATCCCCAACTGGCTGAAGCTGGTCTCCGAAGGCAACATCCTGGCGGCCGCCGAGCTTTCGCACCAGACCAACACGCTGCCTGAAGTCTGTGGTCGCGTGTGCCCGCAAGACCGCCTGTGCGAGGGTGCCTGCACCCTGAACGACGGCTTTGGCGCGGTAACCATCGGTTCGGTCGAGAAGTACATCACCGATACCGCCTTCGCCATGGGCTGGCGTCCGGACATGTCCAAGGTCAAGCCGACCGGCAAGCGCGTTGCCATCATCGGTGCCGGCCCGGCGGGCCTGGGCTGCGCCGATGTGCTGGTGCGTGCCGGGGTGACTCCGGTGGTATTCGACAAGAACCCGGAAATCGGCGGCCTGCTGACCTTCGGCATTCCTGAGTTCAAGCTGGAAAAGACCGTGCTGAGCAATCGCCGCGAAGTCTTCACCGGCATGGGCATCGAGTTCCGCCTCAATACCGAAGTGGGCAAGGACATCACCATGGAACAGCTGCTCGCCGACTACGACGCAGTGTTCATGGGCATGGGTACCTACACCTACATGAAGGGCGGTTTCCCAGGCGAGGACCTGCCGGGTGTGCATGACGCGCTGGACTTCCTGATCGCCAACGTCAACCGCAACCTGGGCTTCGAGAAGTCGCCTGAAGACTTCGTCGACATGCAGGGCAAGAAGGTCGTGGTACTGGGTGGTGGCGACACCGCGATGGACTGCAACCGCACCTCGATCCGCCAGGGCGCCAAGTCGGTGACCTGTGCCTATCGCCGTGACGAAGCCAACATGCCGGGTTCGCGCAAAGAGGTGAAGAACGCCAAGGAAGAAGGCGTGAAGTTCCTCTACAACCGCCAGCCGATCGCCATCGTCGGCGAAGACAAGGTCGAAGGCGTCAAGGTGGTCGAGACCCGTCTCGGTGAGCCCGATGCCCGTGGCCGCCGCAGCCCCGAGCCGATTCCCGGTTCCGAGGAAATTTTGCCGGCCGATGCCGTGGTGATCGCTTTCGGCTTCCGCCCGAGCCCGGCGCCGTGGTTCGAGCAGCATGGTATCCAGCTGGACAGCCAGGGCCGCGTGGTGGCGCCGGAGAAAGGCCAGTTCAAGCACCAGACCAGCAACCCGAAGATCTTCGCCGGTGGCGACATGGTGCGCGGCTCTGACCTGGTGGTGACGGCGATCTTCGAAGGCCGTACGGCTGCCGAGGGTATCCTGGACTATCTGGAAGTCTGA
- a CDS encoding MFS transporter → MTDIWIEKGTPAFMKTVLALFSGGFATFALLYCVQPMMPLLSKEFSINAAQSSLVLSVSTGLLAFGLLVTGPISDRIGRKPVMVAALLCAALSTLASAVMPTWELVLATRALVGLSLSGLAAVAMTYLSEEIHPQHIGLAMGLYIGGNAIGGMSGRLITGVLIDFVSWHTAMLVIGGLALVAALVFWKVLPESRNFRAQTLNPRSLVDGFVMHFKDAGLPWLFLEGFLLMGAFVTLFNYIGYRLLAEPYHMNQALVGLLSVVYLSGIYSSAQVGALADKLGRRRVFWAGILVMAGGLLMTLASPLPLVIVGLLVFTFGFFGAHSVASSWIGRRALKAKGQASSLYLFCYYAGSSVAGTAGGVFWHHAGWNGIGLFIGSLLAVALLVALHLSKLPPKTT, encoded by the coding sequence CTGACCGATATCTGGATCGAAAAAGGCACTCCCGCCTTCATGAAGACCGTACTGGCCCTGTTCAGCGGCGGTTTCGCCACCTTCGCCCTGCTGTACTGCGTGCAGCCCATGATGCCGCTGCTGTCCAAGGAGTTTTCGATCAACGCCGCGCAGAGCAGCCTGGTGCTGTCGGTGTCGACCGGCCTGCTGGCATTCGGCCTGTTGGTTACCGGGCCGATTTCCGACCGCATCGGGCGCAAGCCGGTGATGGTCGCCGCATTGCTGTGCGCCGCGCTGTCGACCCTGGCCAGTGCGGTGATGCCGACCTGGGAGCTGGTACTGGCCACCCGCGCGCTGGTGGGGTTGTCGCTGAGCGGCCTGGCAGCAGTGGCGATGACCTACCTGAGCGAGGAAATCCATCCACAGCACATCGGCCTGGCCATGGGCCTGTACATTGGCGGCAATGCCATCGGCGGCATGAGCGGACGCCTGATCACCGGGGTATTGATCGACTTCGTCAGCTGGCACACGGCAATGCTGGTGATCGGCGGCCTGGCCCTGGTAGCGGCGCTGGTGTTCTGGAAGGTGTTGCCCGAATCGCGCAACTTCCGTGCGCAAACGCTCAACCCGCGCAGCCTGGTGGATGGCTTCGTCATGCACTTCAAGGATGCCGGCCTGCCGTGGCTGTTCCTCGAAGGCTTCTTGTTGATGGGCGCCTTCGTCACCCTGTTCAACTACATCGGCTATCGCCTGCTGGCCGAGCCCTACCACATGAACCAGGCACTGGTCGGCCTGCTGTCGGTGGTGTACCTGTCGGGTATCTACAGCTCTGCGCAGGTCGGCGCCCTGGCTGACAAGCTGGGACGACGCCGGGTGTTCTGGGCGGGAATCCTGGTGATGGCGGGTGGTTTGCTGATGACCCTGGCCAGCCCGTTGCCGCTGGTGATCGTTGGCTTGCTGGTATTCACCTTCGGCTTCTTCGGCGCGCACTCGGTGGCCAGCAGCTGGATCGGCCGGCGCGCCCTCAAGGCCAAGGGGCAGGCCTCTTCGCTGTACCTGTTCTGCTACTACGCAGGGTCCAGCGTGGCCGGTACTGCCGGTGGGGTGTTCTGGCACCATGCCGGGTGGAACGGCATCGGCCTGTTCATCGGCAGCCTGCTGGCGGTGGCATTGCTGGTGGCGTTGCACCTGAGCAAGTTGCCGCCCAAGACCACCTGA
- a CDS encoding YgiW/YdeI family stress tolerance OB fold protein, with translation MKARYLALIIAPLFSTAALAAGYTGPGAQPVTTLAAAKEAADDTPVVLQGYVTKKINNDDKYEFKDSTGTINVEIDDEDLPPTPFNEKTKVKLTGEVEKHLMSREVDVDIVEIIN, from the coding sequence ATGAAAGCCCGTTACCTCGCTCTGATCATCGCCCCACTGTTCAGTACCGCTGCTCTGGCCGCGGGCTACACCGGCCCAGGTGCGCAACCGGTGACCACCCTCGCCGCCGCCAAAGAGGCCGCCGACGATACGCCGGTCGTGCTGCAGGGGTATGTGACCAAGAAGATCAACAACGACGACAAGTACGAATTCAAGGACAGCACTGGCACCATCAACGTCGAGATCGACGATGAGGATCTGCCGCCGACGCCGTTCAATGAAAAGACCAAGGTCAAGCTGACCGGTGAGGTGGAGAAGCACCTGATGAGCCGCGAAGTGGATGTGGATATCGTCGAGATCATCAACTGA
- the gltB gene encoding glutamate synthase large subunit, with protein MKTGLYHPEEFKDNCGFGLIAHMTGEPSHHLLQTAMQALTCMTHRGGINADGKTGDGCGLLMQKPDQFLRAVAQEHFAVELPKQYAVGMVFFNQDPVKAEAARANMDREIVNAGLKLVGWRKVPIDTSVLGRLALERLPQIEQVFIGGEGLSDQEFAIKLFSARRRSSVANAHDADHYICSFSHKTIIYKGLMMPADLAAFFPDLGDERLQTAICVFHQRFSTNTLPKWPLAQPFRFLAHNGEINTITGNRNWAMARRTKFSNDLIPDLEELGPLVNRVGSDSSSMDNMLELMVTGGIDLFRGVRMLVPPAWQNVETMDADLRAFYEYNSMHMEPWDGPAGIVMTEGRHAVCLLDRNGLRPARWVTTKNGYITLASEIGVWDYKPEDVLAKGRVGPGQIFAVDTETGQILDTDAIDNRLKSRHPYKRWLRQHATRIQATLTDDQGVASYDSDQLKQYMKMFQVTFEERDQVLRPLGEQGQEAVGSMGDDTPMAVLSQRVRSPYDFFRQQFAQVTNPPIDPLREAIVMSLEICLGAERNIFQESPEHASRVILSSPVISPAKWRSLMSLEREGFDRQLIDLNYEQSVGLEAAIRNIADQAEEAVRGGKTQLVLSDRNIAPGKLPVHASLAVGAVHHRLTEQGLRCDSNILVETATARDPHHFAVLLGFGASAVYPYLAYEVLADLIRTGEVLGDLDEVFKYYRKGISKGLLKILSKMGISTIASYRGAQLFEAVGLAEEVVGLSFKGVSSRIKGARFVDLESDQKLLAAEAWSARKPIQQGGLLKFVHGGEYHAYNPDVVNTLQAAVQQGDYAKFKEYTTLVDQRPVSMIRDLLKVKVADQPLALEQIEPLEEILKRFDSAGISLGALSPEAHEALAEAMNRLGARSNSGEGGEDPSRYGTIRSSKIKQVATGRFGVTPEYLVNAEVLQIKVAQGAKPGEGGQLPGGKVNGLIAKLRYAVPGVTLISPPPHHDIYSIEDLAQLIYDLKQVNPQALVSVKLVAEAGVGTIAAGVAKAYADLITISGYDGGTGASPLTSIKYAGAPWELGLAETHQTLRGNDLRGKVRVQTDGGLKTGLDVIKAAILGAESFGFGTAPMIALGCKYLRICHLNNCATGVATQNDKLRKDHYIGTVDMVINFFTFVAEETREWLAKLGVRSLGELIGRTDLLDVLPGDTERQQHLDLTPLLGSSHIPADKPQFCEVDKNPPFDKGELAEKMVEMALPAIRDQAGGEFSLDICNCDRSIGARVSGEIAKLHGNQGMAAAPITFRFKGTAGQSFGVWNAGGLNLHLEGDANDYVGKGMTGGKLTIVPPAGSPFETQHSAIVGNTCLYGATGGKLFAAGTAGERFAVRNSGAHAVVEGTGDHCCEYMTGGFVCVLGKTGYNFGSGMTGGFAYVLDMDNTFVDKLNHELVEIQRISGEAMEAYRSHLARVLGEYVEETGSEWGRELSENLDDYVRRFWLVKPKAANLKQLLSSTRANPQ; from the coding sequence ATGAAAACAGGTCTGTACCATCCCGAAGAATTCAAGGACAACTGTGGTTTTGGCCTGATCGCCCATATGACGGGCGAACCGAGCCACCACCTTCTGCAAACCGCCATGCAGGCGCTGACCTGCATGACCCACCGCGGTGGCATCAACGCCGACGGCAAGACCGGTGACGGTTGCGGTCTGCTCATGCAGAAGCCCGATCAATTCCTGCGTGCCGTGGCCCAGGAGCACTTCGCCGTCGAGCTGCCCAAGCAGTACGCCGTCGGCATGGTGTTCTTCAACCAGGACCCGGTCAAAGCCGAAGCTGCCCGCGCCAACATGGACCGCGAGATCGTCAACGCCGGCCTGAAGCTGGTCGGCTGGCGCAAGGTTCCGATCGACACCAGCGTGCTCGGCCGCCTGGCCCTGGAGCGCCTGCCGCAGATCGAGCAGGTGTTCATCGGTGGTGAAGGCCTGAGCGACCAGGAATTCGCGATCAAGCTGTTCAGCGCCCGTCGTCGCTCGTCGGTGGCCAACGCCCATGACGCCGACCACTACATCTGCAGCTTCTCGCACAAGACCATCATCTACAAAGGCCTGATGATGCCGGCGGACCTCGCCGCATTCTTCCCGGACCTCGGCGACGAGCGCCTGCAGACCGCGATCTGCGTGTTCCACCAGCGCTTCTCCACCAATACCCTGCCGAAATGGCCGCTGGCTCAGCCATTCCGCTTCCTCGCCCACAACGGCGAGATCAACACCATCACCGGTAACCGCAACTGGGCCATGGCCCGTCGCACCAAGTTCTCCAATGACCTGATCCCCGACCTCGAAGAGCTCGGCCCGCTGGTCAACCGCGTGGGCTCGGACTCCTCGAGCATGGACAACATGCTCGAACTGATGGTCACCGGCGGCATTGACCTGTTCCGCGGCGTGCGCATGCTGGTGCCGCCAGCCTGGCAGAACGTCGAGACCATGGACGCCGACCTGCGCGCCTTCTACGAATACAACTCCATGCACATGGAGCCGTGGGATGGCCCGGCCGGTATCGTCATGACCGAAGGCCGCCACGCGGTCTGCCTGCTCGATCGCAACGGCCTGCGTCCGGCGCGCTGGGTGACCACCAAGAACGGCTACATCACCCTGGCTTCGGAAATCGGCGTCTGGGACTACAAGCCCGAGGACGTTCTGGCCAAGGGCCGGGTCGGCCCAGGCCAGATCTTCGCCGTGGACACCGAGACCGGCCAGATCCTCGATACCGATGCCATCGACAACCGTCTCAAGTCGCGCCATCCGTACAAGCGCTGGCTGCGCCAGCACGCCACCCGCATCCAGGCGACGCTGACCGACGACCAGGGCGTGGCCAGCTACGACAGCGACCAGCTCAAGCAGTACATGAAGATGTTCCAGGTCACCTTCGAGGAGCGTGACCAGGTGCTGCGTCCGCTCGGCGAGCAGGGCCAGGAAGCGGTCGGCTCGATGGGGGACGACACGCCGATGGCGGTGCTGTCCCAGCGCGTGCGTTCGCCTTACGACTTCTTCCGCCAGCAGTTCGCCCAGGTGACCAACCCGCCGATCGACCCGCTGCGCGAAGCGATCGTCATGTCGCTGGAAATCTGCCTTGGCGCCGAGCGCAACATCTTCCAGGAATCCCCCGAGCACGCCTCGCGGGTGATCCTCAGCTCGCCAGTCATCTCGCCCGCCAAGTGGCGTTCGCTGATGAGCCTGGAGCGCGAAGGTTTCGACCGCCAGCTGATCGACCTCAACTACGAGCAGAGCGTCGGCCTGGAAGCGGCCATCCGCAACATCGCCGATCAGGCCGAGGAAGCGGTACGCGGCGGCAAGACCCAGCTGGTGCTGAGCGACCGCAACATCGCCCCAGGCAAGCTGCCGGTCCACGCCTCGCTCGCCGTTGGCGCGGTGCACCACCGCCTGACCGAGCAGGGCCTGCGCTGCGACAGCAACATCCTGGTCGAAACCGCCACCGCTCGCGACCCGCACCACTTCGCCGTACTGCTGGGCTTCGGCGCCTCGGCCGTGTACCCGTACCTCGCCTACGAAGTACTCGCCGACCTGATCCGCACCGGTGAAGTCCTCGGTGACCTGGACGAAGTATTCAAGTACTACCGCAAGGGCATCTCCAAGGGCCTGCTGAAGATCCTGTCGAAGATGGGCATCTCCACCATCGCCTCGTACCGTGGTGCCCAGCTGTTCGAAGCCGTGGGCCTGGCCGAGGAAGTGGTTGGCCTGAGCTTCAAGGGCGTGTCCAGCCGCATCAAGGGTGCGCGCTTCGTCGACCTGGAAAGCGACCAGAAGCTGCTCGCGGCCGAAGCCTGGAGCGCGCGCAAGCCGATCCAGCAAGGTGGCTTGCTGAAGTTCGTCCACGGTGGCGAATACCACGCCTACAACCCGGATGTGGTCAACACCCTGCAGGCCGCCGTGCAGCAGGGCGACTACGCCAAGTTCAAGGAATACACCACGCTGGTCGACCAGCGCCCGGTGTCGATGATCCGCGACCTGTTGAAGGTCAAGGTCGCCGACCAGCCGTTGGCACTGGAGCAGATCGAGCCGTTGGAAGAAATCCTCAAGCGTTTCGACTCCGCGGGTATCTCGCTGGGTGCGCTGTCGCCGGAGGCCCATGAGGCGCTGGCCGAGGCGATGAACCGCCTGGGCGCGCGCTCGAACTCCGGTGAGGGCGGTGAAGACCCATCGCGCTACGGCACCATCCGCAGCTCGAAGATCAAGCAGGTGGCTACCGGCCGCTTCGGCGTCACCCCGGAATACCTGGTCAATGCCGAAGTGCTGCAGATCAAGGTGGCCCAGGGCGCCAAGCCCGGCGAGGGCGGCCAGCTGCCAGGCGGCAAGGTCAACGGCCTGATCGCCAAGCTGCGCTATGCGGTACCGGGCGTGACCCTGATCTCGCCGCCGCCGCACCACGACATCTATTCGATCGAAGACCTGGCGCAGCTGATCTACGACCTCAAGCAGGTCAATCCGCAGGCGCTGGTATCGGTCAAGCTGGTGGCAGAAGCCGGCGTTGGCACCATCGCCGCTGGCGTGGCCAAGGCCTATGCCGACCTGATCACCATTTCCGGCTACGACGGCGGCACCGGCGCTTCGCCGCTGACCTCGATCAAGTACGCCGGCGCGCCGTGGGAGCTGGGCCTGGCTGAAACCCACCAGACCCTGCGCGGCAACGACCTGCGCGGCAAGGTGCGGGTCCAGACCGACGGCGGCCTGAAGACCGGCCTGGACGTGATCAAGGCAGCCATCCTCGGTGCCGAGAGCTTCGGCTTCGGCACCGCGCCGATGATCGCCCTGGGCTGCAAGTACCTGCGCATCTGCCACCTGAACAACTGCGCCACCGGCGTGGCGACCCAGAACGACAAGCTGCGCAAGGACCACTACATCGGCACCGTCGACATGGTGATCAACTTCTTCACCTTCGTTGCGGAAGAGACTCGTGAGTGGCTGGCCAAGCTGGGCGTGCGCAGCCTGGGCGAGCTGATCGGCCGTACCGACCTGCTCGACGTACTGCCAGGCGACACCGAGCGCCAGCAGCACCTCGACCTGACCCCGTTGCTGGGCAGCTCGCACATCCCGGCCGACAAGCCGCAGTTCTGCGAAGTGGACAAGAACCCGCCGTTCGACAAGGGCGAGCTGGCCGAGAAGATGGTCGAGATGGCCCTGCCGGCGATCCGCGACCAGGCCGGTGGCGAGTTCAGCCTCGACATCTGCAACTGCGACCGCTCCATCGGTGCGCGTGTCTCTGGCGAAATCGCCAAGCTGCACGGCAACCAGGGCATGGCCGCGGCGCCGATCACCTTCCGCTTCAAAGGCACTGCGGGCCAGAGCTTCGGCGTGTGGAACGCCGGTGGCCTGAACCTGCACCTGGAAGGCGACGCCAACGACTACGTCGGCAAGGGCATGACCGGTGGCAAGCTGACCATCGTGCCGCCAGCCGGCAGCCCGTTCGAAACCCAGCACAGCGCCATCGTCGGCAATACCTGCCTGTACGGTGCCACTGGCGGCAAGCTGTTCGCCGCCGGTACCGCGGGCGAGCGCTTCGCTGTGCGTAACTCCGGCGCCCACGCTGTTGTCGAGGGTACTGGCGATCACTGCTGTGAATACATGACCGGCGGCTTTGTCTGCGTACTGGGCAAGACCGGTTACAACTTCGGTTCTGGCATGACTGGCGGCTTCGCCTACGTGCTCGACATGGACAATACCTTCGTCGACAAGCTCAACCACGAGCTGGTGGAAATCCAGCGTATCAGTGGTGAAGCGATGGAGGCCTACCGCAGCCACCTGGCGCGTGTCCTGGGCGAATACGTCGAAGAAACCGGCAGCGAGTGGGGGCGTGAGCTCTCGGAGAACCTGGACGACTACGTGCGGCGCTTCTGGCTGGTCAAGCCGAAGGCGGCCAACCTGAAGCAACTGTTGTCCAGCACCCGTGCCAACCCGCAGTAA
- the hemE gene encoding uroporphyrinogen decarboxylase yields MTALKNDRFLRALLKQPVDVTPVWMMRQAGRYLPEYRASRAKAGDFMSLCMNPQFACEVTLQPLDRYPLDAAILFSDILTIPDAMGLGLYFETGEGPRFEKVISTPADIEALPIPDPQKDLGYVMDAVSTIRRELNGRVPLIGFSGSPWTLATYMVEGGSSKDFRKTKAMAYDNPEALHLLLDKLAQSVTSYLNGQILAGAQAVQIFDTWGGNLSAAAYQEFSLAYMRKIVSGLIREHEGRKIPVILFTKNGGLWLESIAEAGADALGLDWTCDIGDARRRVGDKVALQGNMDPTVLYAKPEAIRKEVARILASYGNGSGHVFNLGHGITPEVDPEHAGAFINAVHELSAQYHQ; encoded by the coding sequence ATGACTGCCCTGAAGAACGATCGTTTCCTGCGTGCACTACTCAAGCAACCCGTAGACGTCACCCCGGTGTGGATGATGCGCCAGGCTGGCCGCTACCTGCCTGAGTACCGCGCGAGCCGCGCCAAGGCTGGCGACTTCATGAGCCTGTGCATGAACCCCCAGTTCGCCTGCGAGGTCACCCTGCAGCCGCTGGACCGTTATCCGCTGGATGCGGCGATCCTCTTCTCGGACATTCTCACCATCCCCGACGCCATGGGCTTGGGCCTGTACTTCGAGACCGGCGAAGGCCCGCGTTTCGAGAAGGTCATCAGCACCCCGGCCGACATCGAGGCGTTGCCGATCCCCGATCCGCAGAAAGACCTCGGCTACGTCATGGATGCTGTCAGCACCATCCGCCGCGAACTCAATGGCCGAGTGCCGCTGATCGGCTTCTCCGGCAGCCCCTGGACCCTGGCCACCTACATGGTCGAGGGCGGTTCGTCCAAGGACTTCCGCAAGACCAAGGCCATGGCCTACGACAACCCCGAGGCCCTGCACCTGTTGCTGGACAAGCTGGCCCAATCGGTCACCAGCTACCTCAACGGGCAGATCCTGGCCGGTGCCCAGGCGGTACAGATCTTCGATACCTGGGGCGGCAACCTGTCGGCGGCGGCCTACCAGGAATTCTCGCTGGCCTATATGCGCAAGATCGTCAGCGGCCTGATCCGCGAGCACGAGGGGCGCAAGATCCCGGTGATCCTGTTCACCAAGAATGGTGGTCTGTGGCTGGAAAGCATCGCCGAGGCCGGTGCCGATGCCCTGGGCCTGGACTGGACCTGCGACATCGGCGATGCCCGCCGCCGCGTGGGCGACAAGGTGGCGCTGCAGGGCAACATGGATCCGACCGTGCTCTACGCCAAGCCCGAGGCCATCCGCAAGGAAGTGGCGCGTATCCTGGCCAGCTATGGCAATGGCAGCGGCCATGTATTCAACCTGGGCCATGGCATCACCCCGGAAGTCGATCCGGAACATGCCGGCGCGTTCATCAACGCCGTGCACGAGTTGTCGGCGCAGTACCATCAGTGA
- a CDS encoding ParA family protein, with protein sequence MRRVVFNQKGGVGKSSIACNLAAVSANEGYRTLLIDLDAQANSTQYLTGLTGEDIPMGIADFFKQSLSSGPFSKKNKVDIYETPFDNLHVVTATPELADLQPKLEAKHKINKLRKLLDELDEDYDRIYIDTPPALNFYAVSALIAADRVLIPFDCDSFSRQALYGLLAEIDELKDDHNEELVVEGIVVNQFQSRASLPQQMLDELLAEGLPVLPVYLGSSVKMRESHHASLPLIHLEPRHKLTQQFVELHDLLERSE encoded by the coding sequence ATGCGGCGTGTGGTGTTCAATCAGAAAGGTGGCGTGGGCAAGTCGAGCATCGCCTGCAACCTGGCGGCGGTGAGTGCCAACGAGGGTTATCGGACCCTGCTGATCGACCTGGATGCCCAGGCCAACTCGACCCAGTACCTGACCGGCCTGACTGGTGAGGACATTCCCATGGGCATCGCCGACTTCTTCAAGCAGAGCCTGTCCAGCGGGCCCTTCAGCAAGAAGAACAAGGTTGATATCTACGAAACGCCGTTCGACAACCTGCATGTCGTCACGGCGACCCCGGAGTTGGCCGACCTGCAGCCCAAGCTCGAAGCCAAGCACAAGATCAACAAGTTGCGTAAGTTGCTCGACGAGCTGGACGAGGACTACGACCGGATCTATATCGATACACCACCGGCGCTGAATTTTTACGCTGTTTCTGCGCTGATCGCCGCCGATCGTGTGTTGATCCCCTTCGATTGCGACAGCTTCTCGCGCCAGGCCCTGTATGGCCTACTGGCCGAGATCGACGAACTCAAGGATGACCACAACGAAGAGTTGGTGGTCGAGGGCATCGTGGTCAACCAGTTCCAGTCGCGCGCCAGCCTGCCCCAGCAGATGCTCGACGAGTTGCTGGCCGAAGGGTTGCCGGTGCTACCGGTGTACCTGGGCAGTTCGGTGAAGATGCGCGAATCGCACCACGCCAGCCTGCCGCTGATTCACCTGGAACCGCGGCACAAGCTGACCCAACAGTTTGTCGAGTTGCACGACCTGCTTGAGCGTAGTGAGTGA